From a single Oceanobacillus kimchii X50 genomic region:
- the ald gene encoding alanine dehydrogenase — protein MIIGVPKEIKNNENRVAMTPAGVVHLINAGHTVQIEKGAGLGSNFTDAEYKEAGAELIDSAASVWENADMIMKVKEPLSSEYKYFRKGLVLFTYLHLAAAPELTKALVDSEVTAIAYETITVNGTLPLLTPMSEVAGRMATQIGAQYLEKSEGGKGILLGGIPGVSRGKVTVIGGGVVGTHAAKIALGLGAEVTIIDLNPVRLRQLDDIFGSSIQTLMSNPYNIAEAVKDSDLVIGSVLIPGRKAPKLVTDEMIQSMQPGSVLVDVAIDQGGNFETVDHPTTHDEPIYVKHDVLHYAVANIPGAVPRTATVGLTNVTVPYAVQIASKGAVKAIQDNPAILSGVNVMNGKVTYEAVAADLGYDFVSPEDAIKNTELV, from the coding sequence ATGATTATTGGTGTTCCTAAGGAAATTAAAAACAACGAGAATCGTGTTGCAATGACACCTGCTGGGGTCGTTCATTTAATAAATGCTGGTCACACTGTACAGATTGAGAAAGGTGCAGGACTAGGAAGTAATTTTACAGATGCAGAATACAAAGAAGCTGGTGCAGAACTTATCGATAGCGCTGCTAGTGTGTGGGAAAATGCAGATATGATTATGAAGGTAAAAGAACCGCTTTCTTCTGAATACAAATACTTCCGTAAAGGTCTTGTTTTATTCACTTATCTTCACCTTGCTGCTGCTCCAGAGTTAACAAAAGCATTAGTTGACAGTGAAGTAACTGCAATTGCTTATGAAACAATTACAGTAAATGGTACATTACCACTATTAACTCCAATGAGTGAAGTAGCAGGACGTATGGCTACACAAATCGGTGCACAGTATTTAGAGAAATCAGAGGGCGGAAAAGGTATCCTTCTTGGTGGGATTCCAGGAGTAAGCCGCGGTAAAGTAACTGTAATCGGTGGTGGAGTTGTTGGTACACACGCTGCTAAAATTGCTCTAGGTCTTGGAGCAGAAGTAACGATTATTGACTTAAATCCTGTACGTCTTCGTCAATTAGACGATATCTTTGGTTCAAGCATTCAGACATTAATGTCTAATCCGTACAACATTGCAGAAGCTGTAAAAGATTCTGATCTAGTTATTGGTTCTGTATTAATTCCAGGACGCAAAGCTCCAAAACTAGTTACAGATGAAATGATTCAATCTATGCAACCAGGATCTGTTCTTGTAGACGTTGCAATCGACCAAGGTGGTAACTTCGAAACTGTAGATCACCCGACTACACATGATGAGCCAATCTATGTAAAACATGATGTACTTCATTATGCGGTCGCAAACATCCCTGGTGCAGTACCACGTACAGCTACTGTTGGTTTGACAAATGTAACAGTACCATATGCGGTACAAATCGCTTCAAAAGGTGCAGTAAAAGCTATTCAAGACAACCCGGCAATCCTTTCTGGTGTAAACGTAATGAACGGTAAAGTAACTTACGAAGCAGTTGCTGCTGATCTTGGGTACGACTTTGTTTCACCTGAAGATGCAATCAAAAACACAGAATTAGTTTAA
- a CDS encoding PucR family transcriptional regulator → MNLNIDILHKRLNDIVTSPNQLADNIADLFECPITIEDSNHHVISYSQHKDDIDQVRISTIINRKVPDKVINAFWKKGYMPKLIDSDDPVVIPEIQEVGLGNRIAISVRKQNEILGFIWAHTSDKTFTEAEISLFKEAATYVKKYFLKNRQHNRKSEEGYRDFFWQLLRGDLQNTDDINRQAKQYNIQLQDDKTIVVIRFSDEVNEQMEKHAYYLSESQVKVNVITRLFDDNDFIMLVGLPTQSDSKQSLYEFIQQFIHRIGEQLNLNNVLGAGGLRYEQPQLIGQSYQQAKNVLKLQQLIPERINDILLYEDLGVLQFIDMLAETRKDEHYYNPYMERLRSYDKRHQTSLLETLDIYLQCDSNVYRAAKKLFVHPNTMNYRLKRIKEVSGIDLKNANQKTNIYLDLLIDSIQKT, encoded by the coding sequence ATGAATTTAAATATAGATATACTTCATAAACGCTTAAATGATATCGTCACTTCACCAAATCAATTAGCCGACAACATTGCTGATCTATTCGAGTGTCCGATTACGATAGAAGATTCTAATCACCATGTTATTTCATATAGTCAGCATAAAGATGACATCGATCAGGTACGTATTTCTACGATTATAAATAGGAAAGTACCGGATAAAGTTATTAATGCTTTTTGGAAAAAAGGTTACATGCCTAAACTAATTGATAGTGACGACCCTGTCGTGATTCCAGAAATACAAGAAGTAGGACTTGGAAATAGAATTGCTATCTCTGTTAGAAAACAAAATGAAATACTGGGATTTATCTGGGCACATACATCCGATAAAACCTTCACGGAAGCAGAAATATCCCTCTTTAAAGAAGCTGCCACCTATGTTAAAAAATATTTTTTGAAAAATCGTCAGCACAATCGAAAATCCGAAGAAGGTTATCGCGATTTCTTCTGGCAACTTCTGCGCGGGGATCTACAAAACACGGATGATATCAATCGGCAAGCAAAACAATATAACATCCAATTACAAGATGATAAAACGATTGTTGTTATTCGTTTCTCGGATGAAGTGAATGAACAAATGGAAAAACATGCGTATTATTTATCCGAGTCCCAAGTGAAAGTTAATGTTATTACACGCCTATTTGATGATAATGATTTCATTATGCTAGTAGGATTACCGACGCAGTCTGATTCAAAACAATCATTATATGAATTTATTCAACAATTCATCCACCGTATTGGAGAGCAACTAAATCTAAACAATGTATTAGGTGCTGGAGGGTTACGTTACGAACAACCGCAATTGATTGGACAATCCTATCAACAAGCGAAAAACGTATTAAAACTCCAACAACTAATACCAGAAAGAATAAATGATATCCTTTTATATGAAGATTTAGGAGTATTACAGTTTATTGATATGCTTGCAGAAACTAGAAAAGATGAACATTATTACAATCCTTACATGGAAAGACTGCGTTCTTATGATAAGCGACATCAAACTTCTTTATTAGAAACATTAGATATTTATTTGCAATGCGATAGTAATGTATATCGTGCTGCAAAGAAGCTATTTGTTCATCCGAATACGATGAATTATCGATTGAAACGGATTAAAGAAGTAAGTGGAATTGACCTGAAAAACGCGAACCAAAAAACAAACATTTATCTCGATCTGCTTATCGATAGCATTCAGAAAACATGA